One part of the Hydrogenobacter sp. T-2 genome encodes these proteins:
- a CDS encoding 1,2-dihydroxy-3-keto-5-methylthiopentene dioxygenase, whose protein sequence is MSLLVVYDEEGRLLEVERDYEKISQRLASIGIRFERWEAKAELPWSAGQEEVLEAYKEDVDRIVKEFDFKSIDVVSLTPEHPKKEELRNMFLSEHTHSDFEVRFFVDGCGTFYLHPEDKVYVVLCEKGDFISVPANTKHWFDMGTEPFFKAIRFFSIPDGWVANFTGSDISKKIPSHDQILKLR, encoded by the coding sequence ATGAGCTTGCTTGTGGTTTATGACGAGGAAGGAAGGCTTTTGGAAGTTGAAAGGGACTACGAAAAGATATCTCAGAGGCTTGCGTCCATTGGAATACGCTTTGAAAGGTGGGAGGCGAAGGCAGAGCTTCCCTGGTCTGCAGGTCAAGAAGAGGTGCTTGAAGCCTACAAGGAGGATGTGGACAGGATAGTGAAGGAGTTTGACTTTAAGTCCATTGATGTGGTAAGCCTAACACCAGAGCATCCAAAAAAGGAAGAGCTAAGAAATATGTTTCTTTCAGAGCATACGCACTCAGACTTTGAAGTGAGGTTTTTCGTGGATGGCTGTGGAACCTTTTACCTGCACCCTGAGGATAAAGTCTACGTGGTCTTGTGTGAGAAGGGTGATTTCATAAGCGTGCCTGCAAACACAAAGCACTGGTTTGATATGGGAACAGAGCCGTTCTTTAAGGCTATTAGGTTTTTCTCCATACCTGACGGTTGGGTGGCAAACTTCACAGGCTCTGATATATCCAAAAAAATACCAAGCCACGACCAAATCTTGAAGCTAAGATGA
- the mtnC gene encoding acireductone synthase, producing MIRAIITDIEGTTSSISYVKEVMFPYSEIRLRSFLEAYWQEDKVKELIRGLEEKLQRSIDLDTAVKTFEEWIDKDLKEPLLKELQGHIWEEGFKSGELKGHIYEDAYKKLKEWKEQGYRLYVYSSGSVKAQKLFFGNTDYGDLTYLFDGFFDTSVGSKKEKESYLKIAELIGLKPEECLFLSDLEEELDCARSAGMRTIRVVRDTEKTDSKHPIVENFYQITL from the coding sequence ATGATAAGGGCAATTATAACGGATATAGAAGGAACAACCTCATCCATATCCTATGTAAAAGAGGTTATGTTTCCCTACTCAGAGATAAGGCTTAGAAGTTTTCTTGAGGCTTATTGGCAAGAGGATAAGGTCAAGGAGCTAATAAGAGGACTTGAGGAAAAACTCCAAAGAAGCATAGACCTTGACACTGCGGTAAAGACCTTTGAAGAATGGATAGATAAAGACCTAAAAGAACCACTTCTCAAAGAACTTCAAGGGCATATATGGGAAGAGGGGTTTAAGTCAGGAGAGTTAAAAGGACACATATACGAAGATGCTTATAAAAAACTCAAAGAGTGGAAGGAGCAAGGCTATAGGCTCTATGTTTACTCTTCTGGTTCTGTAAAGGCTCAAAAGCTCTTTTTTGGAAACACAGACTACGGAGACCTTACCTATCTTTTTGATGGCTTTTTTGACACTTCTGTGGGAAGTAAAAAGGAGAAGGAGTCTTATCTGAAAATTGCTGAGCTTATAGGTCTAAAGCCGGAGGAGTGTTTGTTTTTGTCTGACTTGGAGGAGGAGCTTGACTGTGCAAGGTCCGCTGGTATGAGAACTATAAGGGTTGTAAGGGACACGGAAAAGACAGATTCAAAACACCCTATTGTGGAGAACTTCTACCAAATAACACTTTAA